Proteins from a genomic interval of Cupriavidus pauculus:
- a CDS encoding type II toxin-antitoxin system RelE family toxin, which produces MQHTIDFTRQATQQLLAMPRNIAANIRAKIDLLAANPYAPNQNVRKLAGRDAFRLRVGDWRVVYRIEAGQLVIVVLTVKSRGSAYS; this is translated from the coding sequence ATGCAGCACACGATCGACTTCACCAGACAGGCTACACAGCAGTTGTTGGCGATGCCACGAAACATTGCCGCCAACATCCGCGCCAAGATCGACTTGCTGGCGGCCAATCCGTACGCGCCGAACCAGAACGTCAGGAAACTTGCCGGCCGGGATGCCTTCCGGCTCCGCGTGGGCGACTGGCGCGTCGTGTACAGGATCGAGGCCGGGCAACTGGTGATCGTGGTGCTGACCGTCAAATCCCGTGGGAGTGCCTATTCATGA